A single Lolium perenne isolate Kyuss_39 chromosome 6, Kyuss_2.0, whole genome shotgun sequence DNA region contains:
- the LOC127306596 gene encoding uncharacterized protein isoform X1: MADEGVAASPSQPSPAQVRSTAPLVTSGVQFGPGPPTPAHGRVSHYLPPTAYAVGVSGENGDEEMKPCQPFFSMCQPLQTVSYSNSWDSVCAPAATDAPQTSGLDSLDDGDTPSAPRVTDSKQPHSESISDEVDESNKDSSLPSTDKGHDVEQLSQESDQLMNDPDLLDMETEQQPEPLCTEKPSSVDHIEKWEMETKQHSPPLNSKQWSSNWGLGPCDKENKQFSISFSRCREPQSVGAGLRNMGNTCFLNATLQCITHTVPLFKKLRCTDHSTPCSYDEDGFCSFCALKGHMEESVRRSGSVLVPARFKDNLSKLSSDFRPGQQEDAHEFLRCLLDNLHKCTLDPKSKGKPSSFDEESIVKQVFGGRLKSQLTCHDCGHRSETFEPFLDLSLEIDQVDDLVAALESFTKVEQVGDAENKLTCESCKVQVCKDKRLVLDKAPDVVAFQLKRFTTLDNSIEKIDKHVAYPSELDLEPFHSNPDKEDLKYDLYGVVEHSGLPNYGHYVCAIRSSPSSWHLMNDSLVDSITETSALRQEAYILFYVRQGKFPWFSSLLEEAASGASPVSVLDNIDLDCSTSGNSSSGYKFENDEASQCKTSSLPEEPSKRCSGDAFNSINKKEEISPRRTSLQADVVMRCAPSATEITNPERPSTPPPRPKRMYSVNDHDVFAFENLDEDDTPLMPVAEHQTKGKKQKAASASKSLKGACLDQNASRLMRSMTSKRRKGFLDCINTQRNEQESRSGPRSDPVGKRKRKFDIPVLQY, encoded by the exons ATGGCGGACGAGGGCGTCGCCGCCAGCCCCAGCCAGCCCTCCCCCGCCCAGGTGAGATCCACTGCTCCCCTCGTCACTTCCGGCGTTCAATTCGGCCCGGGACCTCCAACTCCCGCCCATGGCCGAGTCTCCCACTACCTACCGCCTACAGCGTACGCG GTGGGCGTCTCTGGAGAAAATGGGGATGAGGAAATGAAGCCGTGCCAACCATTTTTCTCCATGTGCCAACCGCTTCAGACTGTT AGCTATTCAAATTCTTGGGATAGCGTTTGTGCTCCTGCAGCAACGGATGCTCCTCAAACT AGCGGCTTGGATTCACTGGATGATGGAGACACACCAAGTGCACCTCGCGTTACTGATAGCAAGCAGCCCCATTCCGAG AGCATTTCTGATGAAGTAGACGAATCAAACAAGGACTCTTCACTGCCTTCAACAGATAAGGGACATGATGTGGAGCAGCTTTCACAGGAATCGGACCAATTAATG AACGACCCAGATCTGCTTGATATGGAAACAGAGCAGCAGCCAGAACCCCTTTGCACAGAGAAACCCAGTTCTGTT GATCACATAGAAAAATGGGAGATGGAAACTAAGCAGCACTCACCGCCCCTTAACAGTAAGCAGTGGAGCTCCAAT TGGGGACTTGGACCTTGTGACAAGGAAAATAAGCAATTTTCTATTTCATTCTCTCGCTGCAGGGAACCCCAGTCAGTG GGAGCTGGTCTTCGGAATATGGGTAACACATGCTTTCTAAATGCAACTCTCCAGTGCATCACTCATACTGTCCCCCTTTTTAAGAAGCTCCGCTGCACCGACCACTCTACTCCATGCTCAT ATGATGAAGATGGGTTTTGTTCTTTCTGCGCCCTTAAAGGACATATGGAGGAATCGGTTCGAAGGTCTGGGTCTGTTTTAGTGCCAGCAAGGTTCAAAGATAATTTAAGCA AATTATCTTCAGATTTTAGACCAGGGCAACAAGAGGATGCACATGAGTTCCTTCGTTGCTTGCTGGATAATTTGCATAAGTGTACCCTTGATCCCAAATCAAAGGGGAAGCCCTCGTCTTTTGATGAGGAAAGTATTGTCAAGCAGGTTTTTGGAGGTCGACTAAAAAGCCAG TTGACATGCCATGATTGTGGTCACCGCTCGGAGACATTTGAGCCCTTCCTTGATCTCAGCTTGGAGATTGATCAGGTCGATGACCTTGTTGCTGCGTTGGAATCTTTTACCAAGGTGGAGCAAGTTGGTGATGCTGAGAACAAGCTCACCTGTGAAAGTTGTAAAGTTCAAGTTTGCAAGGATAAGCGGCTTGTGCTTGATAAAGCACCTGATGTTGTTGCATTTCAACTCAAGCGCTTCACCACACTTGATAATTCCATTGAGAAGATTGACAAACATGTGGCATACCCATCAGAACTTGATCTGGAGCCATTCCACAGTAATCCAGACAAGGAG GACCTAAAATATGATCTTTATGGTGTTGTTGAACATTCCGGCTTACCCAACTATGGCCATTATGTGTGCGCAATTCGTTCTTCACCAAGCAGTTGGCACTTGATGAATGACTCACTT GTTGATTCCATTACTGAAACAAGTGCACTACGTCAGGAAGCATACATTCTCTTCTATGTTAGGCAGGGCAAGTTTCCATGGTTCTCAAGTTTGCTAGAGGAGGCTGCTAGTGGTGCATCTCCTGTGTCAGTTTTGGATAATATAGACTTGGACTGTTCAACATCTGGCAACAGTAGTTCTGGTTATAAGTTTGAGAATGATGAAGCAAGTCAATGCAAGACATCTAGCCTCCCTGAGGAGCCAAGTAAGAGATGTTCAGGCGATGCTTTTAACAGCATTAACAAGAAAGAAGAAATCAGTCCACGGAGAACGTCTCTTCAAGCTGATGTGGTGATGAGGTGTGCCCCTAGTGCTACTGAAATCACCAATCCTGAGagaccctcgactccacctccacgCCCCAAGCGGATGTACTCTGTTAATGACCATGATGTGTTTGCCTTTGAGAACTTAG ATGAGGACGATACTCCTTTGATGCCAGTGGCTGAACATCAAACAAAGGGGAAGAAACAAAAGGCTGCATCTGCGTCCAAATCTTTGAAGGGTGCTTGTCTGGATCAGAACGCATCACGGTTAATGAGGAGCATGACATCTAAACGAAGAAAAGGTTTTCTGGACTGCATTAACACACAACGCAATGAGCAAGAGTCCCGCAGTGGCCCTCGGAGTGACCCTgtaggcaaaaggaagaggaagttTGACATTCCAGTTCTTCAGTACTAA
- the LOC127306596 gene encoding uncharacterized protein isoform X2: MADEGVAASPSQPSPAQVRSTAPLVTSGVQFGPGPPTPAHGRVSHYLPPTAYAVGVSGENGDEEMKPCQPFFSMCQPLQTVSYSNSWDSVCAPAATDAPQTSGLDSLDDGDTPSAPRVTDSKQPHSESISDEVDESNKDSSLPSTDKGHDVEQLSQESDQLNDPDLLDMETEQQPEPLCTEKPSSVDHIEKWEMETKQHSPPLNSKQWSSNWGLGPCDKENKQFSISFSRCREPQSVGAGLRNMGNTCFLNATLQCITHTVPLFKKLRCTDHSTPCSYDEDGFCSFCALKGHMEESVRRSGSVLVPARFKDNLSKLSSDFRPGQQEDAHEFLRCLLDNLHKCTLDPKSKGKPSSFDEESIVKQVFGGRLKSQLTCHDCGHRSETFEPFLDLSLEIDQVDDLVAALESFTKVEQVGDAENKLTCESCKVQVCKDKRLVLDKAPDVVAFQLKRFTTLDNSIEKIDKHVAYPSELDLEPFHSNPDKEDLKYDLYGVVEHSGLPNYGHYVCAIRSSPSSWHLMNDSLVDSITETSALRQEAYILFYVRQGKFPWFSSLLEEAASGASPVSVLDNIDLDCSTSGNSSSGYKFENDEASQCKTSSLPEEPSKRCSGDAFNSINKKEEISPRRTSLQADVVMRCAPSATEITNPERPSTPPPRPKRMYSVNDHDVFAFENLDEDDTPLMPVAEHQTKGKKQKAASASKSLKGACLDQNASRLMRSMTSKRRKGFLDCINTQRNEQESRSGPRSDPVGKRKRKFDIPVLQY, translated from the exons ATGGCGGACGAGGGCGTCGCCGCCAGCCCCAGCCAGCCCTCCCCCGCCCAGGTGAGATCCACTGCTCCCCTCGTCACTTCCGGCGTTCAATTCGGCCCGGGACCTCCAACTCCCGCCCATGGCCGAGTCTCCCACTACCTACCGCCTACAGCGTACGCG GTGGGCGTCTCTGGAGAAAATGGGGATGAGGAAATGAAGCCGTGCCAACCATTTTTCTCCATGTGCCAACCGCTTCAGACTGTT AGCTATTCAAATTCTTGGGATAGCGTTTGTGCTCCTGCAGCAACGGATGCTCCTCAAACT AGCGGCTTGGATTCACTGGATGATGGAGACACACCAAGTGCACCTCGCGTTACTGATAGCAAGCAGCCCCATTCCGAG AGCATTTCTGATGAAGTAGACGAATCAAACAAGGACTCTTCACTGCCTTCAACAGATAAGGGACATGATGTGGAGCAGCTTTCACAGGAATCGGACCAATT GAACGACCCAGATCTGCTTGATATGGAAACAGAGCAGCAGCCAGAACCCCTTTGCACAGAGAAACCCAGTTCTGTT GATCACATAGAAAAATGGGAGATGGAAACTAAGCAGCACTCACCGCCCCTTAACAGTAAGCAGTGGAGCTCCAAT TGGGGACTTGGACCTTGTGACAAGGAAAATAAGCAATTTTCTATTTCATTCTCTCGCTGCAGGGAACCCCAGTCAGTG GGAGCTGGTCTTCGGAATATGGGTAACACATGCTTTCTAAATGCAACTCTCCAGTGCATCACTCATACTGTCCCCCTTTTTAAGAAGCTCCGCTGCACCGACCACTCTACTCCATGCTCAT ATGATGAAGATGGGTTTTGTTCTTTCTGCGCCCTTAAAGGACATATGGAGGAATCGGTTCGAAGGTCTGGGTCTGTTTTAGTGCCAGCAAGGTTCAAAGATAATTTAAGCA AATTATCTTCAGATTTTAGACCAGGGCAACAAGAGGATGCACATGAGTTCCTTCGTTGCTTGCTGGATAATTTGCATAAGTGTACCCTTGATCCCAAATCAAAGGGGAAGCCCTCGTCTTTTGATGAGGAAAGTATTGTCAAGCAGGTTTTTGGAGGTCGACTAAAAAGCCAG TTGACATGCCATGATTGTGGTCACCGCTCGGAGACATTTGAGCCCTTCCTTGATCTCAGCTTGGAGATTGATCAGGTCGATGACCTTGTTGCTGCGTTGGAATCTTTTACCAAGGTGGAGCAAGTTGGTGATGCTGAGAACAAGCTCACCTGTGAAAGTTGTAAAGTTCAAGTTTGCAAGGATAAGCGGCTTGTGCTTGATAAAGCACCTGATGTTGTTGCATTTCAACTCAAGCGCTTCACCACACTTGATAATTCCATTGAGAAGATTGACAAACATGTGGCATACCCATCAGAACTTGATCTGGAGCCATTCCACAGTAATCCAGACAAGGAG GACCTAAAATATGATCTTTATGGTGTTGTTGAACATTCCGGCTTACCCAACTATGGCCATTATGTGTGCGCAATTCGTTCTTCACCAAGCAGTTGGCACTTGATGAATGACTCACTT GTTGATTCCATTACTGAAACAAGTGCACTACGTCAGGAAGCATACATTCTCTTCTATGTTAGGCAGGGCAAGTTTCCATGGTTCTCAAGTTTGCTAGAGGAGGCTGCTAGTGGTGCATCTCCTGTGTCAGTTTTGGATAATATAGACTTGGACTGTTCAACATCTGGCAACAGTAGTTCTGGTTATAAGTTTGAGAATGATGAAGCAAGTCAATGCAAGACATCTAGCCTCCCTGAGGAGCCAAGTAAGAGATGTTCAGGCGATGCTTTTAACAGCATTAACAAGAAAGAAGAAATCAGTCCACGGAGAACGTCTCTTCAAGCTGATGTGGTGATGAGGTGTGCCCCTAGTGCTACTGAAATCACCAATCCTGAGagaccctcgactccacctccacgCCCCAAGCGGATGTACTCTGTTAATGACCATGATGTGTTTGCCTTTGAGAACTTAG ATGAGGACGATACTCCTTTGATGCCAGTGGCTGAACATCAAACAAAGGGGAAGAAACAAAAGGCTGCATCTGCGTCCAAATCTTTGAAGGGTGCTTGTCTGGATCAGAACGCATCACGGTTAATGAGGAGCATGACATCTAAACGAAGAAAAGGTTTTCTGGACTGCATTAACACACAACGCAATGAGCAAGAGTCCCGCAGTGGCCCTCGGAGTGACCCTgtaggcaaaaggaagaggaagttTGACATTCCAGTTCTTCAGTACTAA
- the LOC127306596 gene encoding uncharacterized protein isoform X3, with amino-acid sequence MADEGVAASPSQPSPAQVGVSGENGDEEMKPCQPFFSMCQPLQTVSYSNSWDSVCAPAATDAPQTSGLDSLDDGDTPSAPRVTDSKQPHSESISDEVDESNKDSSLPSTDKGHDVEQLSQESDQLMNDPDLLDMETEQQPEPLCTEKPSSVDHIEKWEMETKQHSPPLNSKQWSSNWGLGPCDKENKQFSISFSRCREPQSVGAGLRNMGNTCFLNATLQCITHTVPLFKKLRCTDHSTPCSYDEDGFCSFCALKGHMEESVRRSGSVLVPARFKDNLSKLSSDFRPGQQEDAHEFLRCLLDNLHKCTLDPKSKGKPSSFDEESIVKQVFGGRLKSQLTCHDCGHRSETFEPFLDLSLEIDQVDDLVAALESFTKVEQVGDAENKLTCESCKVQVCKDKRLVLDKAPDVVAFQLKRFTTLDNSIEKIDKHVAYPSELDLEPFHSNPDKEDLKYDLYGVVEHSGLPNYGHYVCAIRSSPSSWHLMNDSLVDSITETSALRQEAYILFYVRQGKFPWFSSLLEEAASGASPVSVLDNIDLDCSTSGNSSSGYKFENDEASQCKTSSLPEEPSKRCSGDAFNSINKKEEISPRRTSLQADVVMRCAPSATEITNPERPSTPPPRPKRMYSVNDHDVFAFENLDEDDTPLMPVAEHQTKGKKQKAASASKSLKGACLDQNASRLMRSMTSKRRKGFLDCINTQRNEQESRSGPRSDPVGKRKRKFDIPVLQY; translated from the exons ATGGCGGACGAGGGCGTCGCCGCCAGCCCCAGCCAGCCCTCCCCCGCCCAG GTGGGCGTCTCTGGAGAAAATGGGGATGAGGAAATGAAGCCGTGCCAACCATTTTTCTCCATGTGCCAACCGCTTCAGACTGTT AGCTATTCAAATTCTTGGGATAGCGTTTGTGCTCCTGCAGCAACGGATGCTCCTCAAACT AGCGGCTTGGATTCACTGGATGATGGAGACACACCAAGTGCACCTCGCGTTACTGATAGCAAGCAGCCCCATTCCGAG AGCATTTCTGATGAAGTAGACGAATCAAACAAGGACTCTTCACTGCCTTCAACAGATAAGGGACATGATGTGGAGCAGCTTTCACAGGAATCGGACCAATTAATG AACGACCCAGATCTGCTTGATATGGAAACAGAGCAGCAGCCAGAACCCCTTTGCACAGAGAAACCCAGTTCTGTT GATCACATAGAAAAATGGGAGATGGAAACTAAGCAGCACTCACCGCCCCTTAACAGTAAGCAGTGGAGCTCCAAT TGGGGACTTGGACCTTGTGACAAGGAAAATAAGCAATTTTCTATTTCATTCTCTCGCTGCAGGGAACCCCAGTCAGTG GGAGCTGGTCTTCGGAATATGGGTAACACATGCTTTCTAAATGCAACTCTCCAGTGCATCACTCATACTGTCCCCCTTTTTAAGAAGCTCCGCTGCACCGACCACTCTACTCCATGCTCAT ATGATGAAGATGGGTTTTGTTCTTTCTGCGCCCTTAAAGGACATATGGAGGAATCGGTTCGAAGGTCTGGGTCTGTTTTAGTGCCAGCAAGGTTCAAAGATAATTTAAGCA AATTATCTTCAGATTTTAGACCAGGGCAACAAGAGGATGCACATGAGTTCCTTCGTTGCTTGCTGGATAATTTGCATAAGTGTACCCTTGATCCCAAATCAAAGGGGAAGCCCTCGTCTTTTGATGAGGAAAGTATTGTCAAGCAGGTTTTTGGAGGTCGACTAAAAAGCCAG TTGACATGCCATGATTGTGGTCACCGCTCGGAGACATTTGAGCCCTTCCTTGATCTCAGCTTGGAGATTGATCAGGTCGATGACCTTGTTGCTGCGTTGGAATCTTTTACCAAGGTGGAGCAAGTTGGTGATGCTGAGAACAAGCTCACCTGTGAAAGTTGTAAAGTTCAAGTTTGCAAGGATAAGCGGCTTGTGCTTGATAAAGCACCTGATGTTGTTGCATTTCAACTCAAGCGCTTCACCACACTTGATAATTCCATTGAGAAGATTGACAAACATGTGGCATACCCATCAGAACTTGATCTGGAGCCATTCCACAGTAATCCAGACAAGGAG GACCTAAAATATGATCTTTATGGTGTTGTTGAACATTCCGGCTTACCCAACTATGGCCATTATGTGTGCGCAATTCGTTCTTCACCAAGCAGTTGGCACTTGATGAATGACTCACTT GTTGATTCCATTACTGAAACAAGTGCACTACGTCAGGAAGCATACATTCTCTTCTATGTTAGGCAGGGCAAGTTTCCATGGTTCTCAAGTTTGCTAGAGGAGGCTGCTAGTGGTGCATCTCCTGTGTCAGTTTTGGATAATATAGACTTGGACTGTTCAACATCTGGCAACAGTAGTTCTGGTTATAAGTTTGAGAATGATGAAGCAAGTCAATGCAAGACATCTAGCCTCCCTGAGGAGCCAAGTAAGAGATGTTCAGGCGATGCTTTTAACAGCATTAACAAGAAAGAAGAAATCAGTCCACGGAGAACGTCTCTTCAAGCTGATGTGGTGATGAGGTGTGCCCCTAGTGCTACTGAAATCACCAATCCTGAGagaccctcgactccacctccacgCCCCAAGCGGATGTACTCTGTTAATGACCATGATGTGTTTGCCTTTGAGAACTTAG ATGAGGACGATACTCCTTTGATGCCAGTGGCTGAACATCAAACAAAGGGGAAGAAACAAAAGGCTGCATCTGCGTCCAAATCTTTGAAGGGTGCTTGTCTGGATCAGAACGCATCACGGTTAATGAGGAGCATGACATCTAAACGAAGAAAAGGTTTTCTGGACTGCATTAACACACAACGCAATGAGCAAGAGTCCCGCAGTGGCCCTCGGAGTGACCCTgtaggcaaaaggaagaggaagttTGACATTCCAGTTCTTCAGTACTAA
- the LOC127306595 gene encoding ABC transporter B family member 10 has translation MSSSANGAGQGPYQSYQSEAEGSDHEKDHKKKKDQQKEKVEKVPFLKLFSFADRWDYLLMAVGSVGACAHGASVPVFFIFFGKLINIIGLATLFPTTVSGRVAKYSLDFVYLGVVILFSSWTEVACWMHTGERQAAKMRLAYLRSMLDQDIAVFDTEASTGEVINAITSDVLVVQDAISEKVGNFMHYISRFLAGFAIGFSRVWQISLVTLAIVPLIAIAGGTYAYVTIGLMARVRKSYVKAGEIAEEVIGNVRTVQAFVGEEKAVRTYREALLTTYKYGKRGGLAKGLGLGSMHMTLFLSWALLVWFTGIVVHKGISNGGESFTTMLNVVIAGLSLGQAAPNISTFLRARTAAYPIFQMIERSTMNTRSSKAGRTLPAVQGNIAFRDVRFAYPSRPDVVILNRFSLDFPAGKIVALVGGSGSGKSTVVSLIERFYEPLSGTILLDGHDISGLDCKWLRGQIGLVNQEPALFATSIRENILYGKGDATADDINHAAKLSEAITFINNLPERYETQVGERGIQLSGGQKQRIAISRAILKNPSILLLDEATSALDAESEKSVQEALDRVMVGRTTVVIAHRLSTIRNADTIAVVDSGRIVETGTHEQLMANPLSAYASLIQLQEAAQLQHKPSFSDSTSMTRPLSFKYSRELSGRTSMGASFRSDKDSINRYGATEAYDEGHKVKPVSMKKMYSMVQPDWMFGLSGTLSAFVAGAQMPLFALGVTQALVSYYMGWETTKKEVRKIAVLFCCGAVLTIVFHAIEHLSFGIMGERLTLRVREKMFAAILRNEIGWFDSTSNTSAMLASRLETDATLVRTIVVDRSTILLQNVGMIVTSLIIAFILNWRITLVVLATYPLMVSGHISEKMFMKGYGGNLGKSYLKANMLAAEAVSNMRTVAAFCAEDKVIKLYEDELREPGKRSFRRGQGAGVFYGVSQFFLFSSYALALWYGSQLMSKELATFKSVMKSFMVLIVTALAMGETLAMAPDIIKGNQMASSVFEILDRKTEVRIDTGDDIKKVEGMIQLRDVEFRYPSRSEVAVFKGLDLLMKAGKSMALVGMSGSGKSTVLSLILRFYDPLAGKVLIDGKDIKKLRLKSLRKHIGLVQQEPALFATTIYENILYGKDGATEAEVIEAAKLANAHTFISSLPEGYQTKVGERGVQLSGGQKQRIAIARAIVKDPAILLLDEATSALDVESERVVQQALDRVMKNRTTVMVAHRLSTIKNADVISVIQDGKIIEQGDHQHLIENKNGAYHKLVNLQQQQQLQGGQSS, from the exons ATGAGCTCGTCGGCGAACGGCGCCGGCCAGGGCCCCTACCAGAGCTACCAGAGCGAGGCTGAGGGCAGCGACCACGAGAAGGatcacaagaagaagaaggatcagcagaaggagaaggtggagaagGTGCCGTTCCTGAAGCTCTTCTCGTTCGCGGACCGGTGGGACTACCTGCTCATGGCGGTGGGCTCGGTGGGCGCCTGTGCGCACGGCGCCTCCGTGcccgtcttcttcatcttcttcggcaAGCTCATCAACATCATCGGCCTCGCCACCCTCTTCCCCACCACCGTCTCCGGCCGCGTCGCAAAGTACTCGCTCGACTTCGTCTACCTCGGAGTCGTCATACTCTTCTCCTCATGGACCG AGGTGGCGTGCTGGATGCACACCGGGGAGCGGCAGGCGGCCAAGATGCGCCTGGCGTACCTGCGCTCCATGCTGGACCAGGACATCGCCGTCTTCGACACCGAGGCATCCACCGGCGAGGTCATCAACGCCATCACCAGCGACGTCCTCGTCGTCCAGGACGCCATCTCAGAGAAG GTGGGCAACTTCATGCACTACATCAGCCGGTTCCTTGCCGGGTTCGCCATCGGCTTCTCGCGCGTGTGGCAGATCAGCCTGGTCACCCTCGCCATCGTGCCGCTCATCGCCATCGCCGGTGGCACCTACGCCTACGTCACCATCGGCCTCATGGCACGCGTCCGCAAGTCCTACGTCAAGGCCGGCGAGATAGCCGAGGAGGTGATCGGCAATGTCCGGACGGTGCAGGCGTTCGTCGGCGAGGAGAAGGCGGTGAGGACGTACCGGGAGGCGCTGCTGACGACGTACAAGTACGGCAAGCGGGGCGGCCTCGCCAAGGGCCTCGGCCTCGGCTCCATGCACATGACGCTCTTCCTCTCCTGGGCGCTGCTCGTCTGGTTCACCGGCATCGTCGTCCACAAGGGCATCTCCAATGGCGGCGAGTCCTTCACCACCATGCTCAACGTCGTCATCGCCGGCCT GTCGCTTGGGCAGGCGGCGCCAAACATATCTACGTTCCTGCGGGCACGGACGGCGGCGTACCCGATCTTCCAGATGATCGAGAGGagcacgatgaacacgaggagcTCCAAGGCCGGTCGCACGCTGCCGGCGGTGCAGGGCAACATCGCCTTCCGGGACGTCCGTTTCGCGTACCCGTCCCGCCCGGACGTCGTCATCCTCAACAGGTTCAGCCTCGACTTCCCGGCGGGCAAGATCGTGGCCCTCGTCGGCGGGAGCGGGTCCGGCAAGAGCACCGTGGTGTCCCTCATCGAGCGCTTCTACGAGCCACTCTCCGGCACGATCCTCCTCGACGGGCACGACATCAGCGGCCTGGATTGCAAGTGGctccgcggccagatcgggctcgTCAACCAGGAGCCGGCGCTGTTCGCGACGAGCATCCGGGAGAACATACTCTACGGCAAGGGCGACGCCACGGCGGACGACATCAACCACGCGGCGAAGCTGTCGGAGGCGATCACCTTCATCAACAACCTCCCCGAGCGGTACGAGACGCAGGTTGGCGAGCGCGGGATACAGCTCTCGGGAGGGCAGAAGCAGCGGATCGCCATCTCCAGGGCGATACTGAAGAACCCGTCGATACTGCTCCTGGACGAGGCCACCAGCGCGCTGGACGCCGAGTCCGAGAAGAGCGTGCAGGAGGCGCTCGACCGCGTCATGGTCGGCCGCACCACCGTGGTGATCGCGCACCGGCTGTCCACAATCAGGAACGCCGATACTATCGCCGTCGTGGACAGCGGCAGGATTGTCGAGACCGGCACGCACGAGCAGCTCATGGCCAACCCTCTCAGCGCCTACGCTTCGCTGATCCAGCTGCAGGAGGCTGCTCAGCTTCAGCACAAGCCGTCTTTCTCGGACAGCACGAGCATGACAAGGCCACTAAG TTTCAAGTATTCAAGAGAGTTGTCAGGAAGAACAAGCATGGGTGCCAGCTTCCGCTCCGACAAGGACTCGATCAACCGGTACGGCGCCACGGAGGCATACGACGAAGGGCACAAGGTGAAGCCCGTCTCCATGAAAAAGATGTACTCCATGGTGCAGCCTGACTGGATGTTCGGGCTGTCAGGCACCCTCAGCGCCTTCGTGGCGGGCGCCCAGATGCCACTCTTCGCCCTCGGCGTCACTCAGGCGCTCGTGTCCTACTACATGGGGTGGGAGACCACCAAGAAGGAGGTGCGCAAGATCGCCGTGCTCTTCTGCTGCGGCGCGGTGCTCACCATTGTGTTCCACGCCATCGAGCACCTCAGCTTTGGCATCATGGGCGAGCGGCTCACGCTGCGTGTCCGGGAGAAGATGTTTGCGGCGATCCTGCGGAACGAGATCGGGTGGTTTGACAGCACCAGCAACACCAGCGCCATGCTTGCATCGCGACTCGAGACCGACGCCACGCTAGTGCGCACCATCGTCGTCGACCGCTCCACCATCCTGCTGCAGAACGTCGGCATGATCGTCACGTcgctcatcatcgccttcatactcAACTGGAGGATCACGCTGGTGGTGCTTGCCACATATCCCCTCATGGTCAGCGGCCACATCAGTGAG AAAATGTTCATGAAAGGATATGGAGGCAACCTCGGCAAGTCCTATCTGAAAGCCAACATGCTCGCCGCTGAAGCGGTGAGCAACATGCGGACGGTGGCCGCCTTTTGCGCAGAAGATAAGGTGATAAAGCTCTACGAGGATGAGCTCAGGGAGCCAGGGAAGCGGTCCTTCCGGCGAGGACAGGGAGCCGGCGTCTTCTATGGAGTCTCTcagttcttcctcttctcttcatACGCGCTGGCATTATG GTACGGTTCGCAGCTGATGAGCAAGGAGTTGGCCACCTTCAAGTCTGTCATGAAGTCCTTCATGGTGCTCATAGTGACAGCGCTGGCAATGGGCGAGACGCTGGCGATGGCACCGGACATCATCAAGGGGAACCAGATGGCATCTTCGGTGTTCGAGATCCTTGACAGAAAGACTGAAGTCCGGATCGATACCGGTGATGACATCAAGAAAGTCGAAGGCATGATCCAACTACGGGATGTGGAATTCCGGTACCCTTCGAGGTCCGAGGTGGCCGTGTTCAAAGGCCTCGACCTCCTGATGAAGGCTGGCAAGAGCATGGCGCTCGTCGGGATGAGCGGCTCTGGCAAGAGCACTGTTCTTTCGCTCATCCTCCGGTTCTACGACCCTCTTGCCGGAAAAGTTTTGATTGATG GAAAGGACATCAAGAAGCTTAGGCTGAAGTCTCTAAGGAAGCACATCGGCCTAGTCCAGCAAGAGCCAGCGCTGTTCGCGACGACAATCTACGAGAACATCCTCTACGGCAAGGACGGAGCAACAGAGGCCGAGGTTATCGAAGCGGCAAAGCTGGCGAACGCGCACACCTTCATCAGCTCGCTGCCTGAGGGGTACCAGACAAAGGTCGGTGAGCGCGGAGTGCAGTTGTCAGGCGGGCAGAAGCAGCGCATCGCCATTGCGCGCGCCATCGTCAAGGACCCTGCCATCCTGCTCCTGGACGAGGCGACTAGCGCACTCGATGTGGAGTCAGAGCGCGTGGTGCAACAGGCACTGGACAGGGTGATGAAGAACCGGACCACCGTGATGGTGGCACACCGGCTGTCGACCATCAAGAACGCCGACGTCATCTCAGTGATCCAGGACGGCAAGATCATTGAACAAGGTGATCACCAGCACCTGATCGAGAACAAGAACGGTGCCTACCACAAACTCGTCAActtgcagcagcaacaacagctgcAGGGGGGACAGAGCTCATGA